A stretch of the Bradyrhizobium sp. CCBAU 53351 genome encodes the following:
- a CDS encoding TRAP transporter substrate-binding protein, whose product MKRRDFLKVSAAGAAATAVASPAIAQSSPEVKWRLTSSFPKSLDTIYGGAEQVAKYVAEMTDNKFQIQVFAAGELVPGLQALDATSSGTVEMCHTVSYYYVGKDPTFAIFASVPFGLNARQQNSWLYQGGGNELANEFFKKSNVVGFPCGNTGTQMGGWFRKEIKTVADLSGLKMRIGGIAGQVLQKVGVVPQQLAGGDIYPALEKGTIDAAEWVGPYDDEKLGFAKVAKYYYYPGFWEGGPTVHAFANLEKFNALPKNYQAILTNATANANTWMAARYDMQNPAALKRLVAGGTQLRPFTNEVLEACLKATNELWGEVSAKNADFKKAIDAMQAYRSDEYLWWQVAEYTYDSFMIRSRTRG is encoded by the coding sequence ATGAAGCGTCGTGATTTTCTGAAAGTGTCGGCAGCAGGCGCGGCAGCGACCGCGGTGGCCTCGCCGGCGATCGCGCAGTCCTCGCCCGAGGTGAAGTGGCGCTTGACTTCGAGCTTCCCGAAATCGCTCGATACCATCTATGGCGGTGCCGAGCAGGTGGCAAAGTATGTCGCCGAGATGACCGACAACAAATTCCAGATCCAGGTGTTCGCCGCCGGTGAACTCGTTCCCGGCCTGCAGGCGCTCGACGCGACATCCAGCGGCACCGTCGAGATGTGCCACACGGTGTCCTACTATTATGTCGGCAAGGATCCGACCTTCGCAATCTTCGCTTCGGTGCCGTTCGGCCTGAACGCGCGCCAACAGAATTCGTGGCTCTATCAGGGCGGTGGCAACGAGCTCGCCAACGAGTTCTTCAAGAAGTCGAACGTGGTCGGATTCCCGTGCGGTAACACCGGCACCCAGATGGGCGGCTGGTTCCGCAAGGAGATCAAGACCGTTGCCGACCTCTCCGGCCTGAAGATGCGCATCGGCGGCATCGCCGGCCAGGTGCTCCAGAAGGTCGGCGTGGTGCCGCAGCAGCTCGCCGGCGGCGACATCTATCCGGCTCTGGAGAAGGGTACCATCGACGCGGCTGAGTGGGTCGGGCCTTACGACGACGAGAAGCTCGGCTTCGCCAAGGTCGCGAAGTACTACTATTATCCGGGCTTCTGGGAGGGCGGTCCCACCGTCCACGCCTTCGCCAACCTGGAAAAGTTCAATGCGCTGCCCAAGAACTACCAGGCGATCCTCACCAACGCGACGGCCAATGCCAACACCTGGATGGCGGCGCGCTACGACATGCAGAACCCGGCGGCCCTGAAGCGCCTGGTTGCCGGCGGCACCCAGCTTCGTCCCTTCACCAACGAGGTGCTGGAAGCCTGCCTCAAGGCGACCAACGAGCTGTGGGGCGAGGTCTCGGCCAAGAACGCCGACTTCAAGAAGGCGATCGACGCCATGCAGGCCTATCGCTCCGACGAATATCTGTGGTGGCAGGTTGCCGAATATACCTACGACAGCTTCATGATCCGCTCGCGCACGCGCGGCTGA
- a CDS encoding ATP-binding protein yields the protein MARIGSHPGSLAGSYGRSPTFKSLIWRIVFLHILAVAVVAVFLPLVLFWLLNSEIDQLHRDAMRAQAEVLAERIVAQPGGSLTFNLPDSLKGLYSEAYGRYQYDIRDAEGRLLFSSHRRSAAAVRSSESISGATVTRDIDGKTVRIQVAEDLAHRDVIIDDIVSNFFRRVGWITIPILLILLATDIIIFRRAIAPLWRASEKASNIGPARTDIRLPTEQIPREILPLVTAVNEALDRLEGGFRVQRQFTADAAHQLRTPLAILRTRIETLDDRAARQALHADIETMSRLVAQLLEIAELDTLVLDPAETADLRAVSAEVVASIAPFAIAQHKDIALKGADVPVLIHGNAEMLQRAIFNLAENAIKFTAKDTTVDVEVGEDGSVRVRDSGPGIAEAERELIFQRFWRADRRRSDGAGLGLSIVRAVADDHAATVAVENLPGGGAEFTLRFRLAEEEASFSSPLVGEGGSPRQRRDG from the coding sequence GTGGCCCGGATCGGGTCCCATCCCGGCTCCCTTGCCGGCTCCTATGGCAGGTCGCCGACGTTCAAATCGCTGATCTGGCGCATCGTCTTCCTGCACATCCTGGCGGTCGCGGTGGTCGCGGTCTTCCTGCCGCTGGTGCTGTTCTGGCTGCTCAATTCGGAGATCGACCAGCTGCATCGCGATGCCATGCGCGCCCAGGCCGAAGTGCTGGCGGAGCGCATCGTTGCCCAGCCGGGCGGCTCGTTGACGTTCAATCTGCCCGACAGTCTCAAGGGCCTCTATTCGGAAGCGTATGGCCGCTATCAGTACGACATTCGCGATGCCGAGGGCCGCTTGCTGTTCTCCTCGCACCGGCGTTCCGCTGCCGCAGTGCGCTCGTCGGAGAGCATTTCCGGCGCCACCGTCACCCGCGATATCGACGGCAAGACGGTGCGCATCCAGGTCGCCGAGGACCTCGCACACCGCGACGTCATCATCGACGACATCGTCTCGAACTTCTTCCGGCGCGTGGGATGGATCACCATTCCGATCCTCCTGATCCTGCTCGCCACCGACATCATCATCTTTCGCCGGGCGATCGCGCCGCTGTGGAGGGCCTCCGAGAAGGCCAGCAATATCGGTCCGGCGCGCACCGACATTCGCCTGCCGACGGAGCAGATCCCGCGCGAGATCCTGCCGCTGGTCACCGCCGTCAACGAGGCGCTCGACCGGCTCGAAGGCGGCTTTCGGGTGCAACGGCAGTTCACGGCGGACGCCGCGCATCAATTGCGCACGCCGCTCGCGATCCTGCGCACGCGGATCGAGACGCTCGACGATCGCGCGGCGCGGCAGGCGCTGCATGCCGATATCGAAACCATGAGCCGCCTCGTTGCCCAGCTCCTGGAGATCGCCGAGCTCGACACCCTGGTGCTCGATCCCGCAGAGACCGCGGATCTGCGCGCGGTCAGCGCCGAGGTGGTGGCCTCGATCGCTCCGTTCGCGATCGCGCAGCACAAGGACATCGCGCTGAAGGGCGCCGACGTGCCGGTGCTGATCCACGGCAATGCGGAGATGTTGCAGCGCGCGATCTTCAACCTCGCCGAAAACGCCATCAAGTTCACGGCAAAGGACACCACCGTCGACGTCGAGGTGGGCGAGGACGGTTCGGTGCGCGTGCGCGATTCCGGCCCGGGGATCGCGGAGGCCGAGCGCGAGCTGATCTTCCAGCGCTTCTGGCGCGCCGACCGCCGGCGCAGCGACGGTGCGGGCCTCGGACTCTCGATCGTGCGCGCGGTGGCGGACGATCACGCGGCCACGGTCGCGGTGGAGAATCTTCCGGGAGGCGGAGCCGAGTTCACGCTGCGGTTTCGGCTGGCGGAGGAGGAAGCTTCTTTTTCCTCTCCCCTTGTGGGAGAGGGCGGCTCGCCGCGACAGCGGCGAGACGGGTGA
- a CDS encoding AAA family ATPase: MSARYSKSPHGPRAASLLSSTIPAASASEKVTGRQLNLSSGSRQQPSAAPAPAPLRASARCRIIDIMSLSPVLIVFGGLPGTGKTTIARELTVRLSATYLRIDSIEQALRDAGFAAGAEGYAIANALAAENLKLGRIVIADCVNPVLASRAAWRRCAVKTSARLVEIETLCSEPPLHRQRVESRTPDIEGFRLPPWSDVVSRAYEPWDRERLVLDTADGSLDDLLERAETYIRDRIGRLAGPSP; this comes from the coding sequence ATGTCCGCAAGATACTCAAAGTCACCGCACGGCCCGCGCGCGGCATCTCTGCTCTCTTCCACCATTCCGGCCGCCTCGGCCAGCGAAAAAGTGACCGGAAGGCAGCTCAACCTGTCGTCAGGTTCGCGTCAGCAACCCTCGGCAGCGCCGGCTCCGGCCCCGTTGCGGGCCTCGGCCCGATGCCGCATCATCGACATCATGAGCCTCTCACCTGTACTCATTGTGTTCGGCGGCCTTCCCGGCACCGGCAAGACGACGATTGCTCGCGAGCTGACCGTTCGGCTCTCGGCCACATATCTTCGTATCGACTCGATCGAGCAGGCGTTGCGCGACGCTGGCTTTGCCGCCGGCGCAGAGGGTTATGCGATCGCCAATGCGCTGGCTGCCGAAAATCTCAAGCTCGGGCGCATCGTTATCGCTGACTGCGTCAATCCGGTACTGGCAAGCCGCGCTGCCTGGCGGCGATGTGCCGTGAAGACCTCGGCACGCCTGGTTGAGATCGAGACGCTTTGCAGCGAGCCGCCGCTGCACCGGCAACGCGTGGAAAGCCGCACCCCCGACATTGAAGGTTTTCGACTCCCACCCTGGAGTGATGTCGTGAGCAGAGCGTATGAACCGTGGGATCGTGAACGCCTCGTGCTCGACACCGCCGATGGTTCGCTTGACGATCTGCTGGAGCGGGCGGAGACCTACATTCGTGACAGGATTGGCCGGCTCGCAGGACCGTCGCCATAG
- a CDS encoding TRAP transporter large permease subunit, translated as MTAFIIANMAPIMFASLVVVLLLGYPAAFSLGAVGLFYAIIGVELGQFHPDFLQALPERVYGVMNNDTLLAIPFFTFMGLVLERSGMAEDLLDTIGQLFGTIRGGLAYAVIFVGALLAATTGVVAASVISMGLISLPIMLRYGYDRRVAAGVIAASGTLAQIIPPSLVLIVMADQLGKSVGDMYEGAFIPGLVLAGLYASYAFLVSMIFPKATPGLPKEAIGFREDNGDRGLLSLGVLFLASCVFGWFMMRNSTVHGADYVVLSMFCGIIFAFIVAVVNWVIDKLTGFRFLSKMAQQTTFVMVPPLFLIFLVLGTIFIGVATPTEGGAMGAAGALILGAAKRRLSWDLIRQATESTAKLSAFVVFILVGARVFSLTFYGVNGHVWVEHLLTSLPGGQVGFLIFVNAFVFVLAFFLDFFELAFIVIPLLGPAAEHLGIDLIWFGVILGVNMQTSFMHPPFGFALFYLRSVAPKDRYTDRVTGKRMEPVTTGQIYWGAVPFVVIQMIMVGLVIAFPSMVMHYKGVQSNIDPSTIKIEVPQIELPPLDLGPPSK; from the coding sequence ATGACCGCTTTTATTATCGCCAATATGGCGCCCATCATGTTCGCGTCGCTGGTCGTCGTGCTGCTGCTCGGCTATCCCGCGGCATTCTCGCTCGGCGCCGTTGGCCTGTTCTACGCCATCATCGGCGTCGAGCTTGGCCAATTCCACCCTGACTTCCTCCAGGCGCTGCCGGAGCGGGTCTACGGCGTGATGAACAACGACACGCTGCTGGCCATTCCCTTCTTCACCTTCATGGGACTGGTGCTGGAGCGGTCGGGCATGGCCGAAGACCTGCTCGACACCATCGGCCAATTGTTCGGTACCATCCGCGGCGGCCTTGCCTATGCCGTGATCTTCGTCGGCGCGCTGCTCGCGGCGACGACGGGCGTGGTCGCAGCGTCCGTGATCTCGATGGGTCTGATCTCGCTCCCGATCATGCTGCGCTACGGCTACGACCGCCGCGTGGCAGCCGGCGTCATCGCCGCGTCCGGTACGCTCGCGCAGATCATTCCGCCCTCGCTCGTCCTGATCGTGATGGCCGACCAGCTCGGCAAGTCCGTCGGCGACATGTACGAGGGCGCCTTCATTCCCGGCCTCGTGCTCGCCGGCCTCTACGCCTCCTACGCCTTCCTCGTCAGCATGATCTTCCCGAAGGCGACGCCGGGCCTGCCCAAGGAAGCCATCGGCTTCCGCGAGGACAATGGCGATCGCGGCCTGCTCTCGCTCGGCGTGCTGTTCCTGGCGAGCTGCGTGTTCGGCTGGTTCATGATGCGCAATTCGACCGTACATGGCGCCGATTACGTCGTGCTCAGCATGTTCTGCGGCATCATCTTCGCCTTCATCGTCGCCGTGGTGAACTGGGTCATCGACAAGCTCACCGGCTTCCGATTCCTCTCGAAGATGGCGCAGCAGACCACCTTCGTCATGGTGCCGCCGCTGTTCCTGATCTTCCTCGTGCTCGGCACGATCTTCATCGGCGTCGCCACCCCGACCGAAGGCGGCGCGATGGGGGCCGCCGGCGCCCTCATCCTCGGTGCCGCGAAGCGGCGGCTGAGCTGGGACCTGATCCGGCAGGCCACGGAATCGACCGCGAAGCTGTCGGCTTTCGTGGTGTTCATCCTGGTCGGCGCGCGCGTGTTCTCGCTCACCTTCTACGGCGTCAACGGCCACGTCTGGGTCGAACACCTCTTGACCTCGCTGCCCGGCGGCCAGGTCGGCTTCCTGATCTTCGTCAACGCCTTCGTGTTCGTGCTGGCCTTCTTCCTCGACTTCTTCGAGCTGGCCTTCATCGTGATTCCGTTGCTCGGACCTGCGGCCGAGCATCTCGGCATCGACCTGATCTGGTTCGGCGTCATCCTCGGCGTCAACATGCAGACCTCGTTCATGCATCCGCCGTTCGGCTTCGCCTTGTTCTATCTCCGCTCGGTCGCGCCGAAGGATCGCTACACCGATCGCGTCACCGGCAAGCGAATGGAGCCGGTCACCACGGGGCAGATCTATTGGGGTGCGGTGCCGTTCGTCGTCATCCAGATGATCATGGTCGGTCTGGTGATCGCGTTCCCGTCGATGGTCATGCATTACAAGGGCGTGCAGTCGAATATCGATCCCTCCACGATCAAGATCGAGGTGCCGCAGATCGAGCTGCCGCCGCTGGATCTCGGACCGCCGTCGAAGTAG
- a CDS encoding response regulator transcription factor → MRLLIVEDNAELSRLVAGGLAAAGYQSDIVGSAAEAREAVSSVSYAAMILDLGLPDGDGLSVLRELRLKMEPLPVLVLTARGGLQDRVSGLRSGADDYLAKPFAMEELVARLEAILRRPGQLLGRSLSLANLVYDTESRQIFVDDQPRIISARETSVLEILLRRQGRVVPKKNVEDHIFGLDGEVASNAVEVYVSRLRKQLAEHGAKVVIHTIRGVGYLMDVEK, encoded by the coding sequence ATGCGTCTTCTGATCGTCGAGGACAATGCCGAACTGTCGCGGCTCGTCGCGGGCGGGCTGGCGGCGGCCGGCTACCAGAGCGACATCGTGGGCAGCGCGGCCGAGGCACGCGAGGCGGTGAGCAGCGTCAGCTATGCCGCGATGATCCTCGACCTCGGGCTGCCCGATGGCGACGGTCTGTCGGTGCTGCGCGAGCTGCGCCTCAAGATGGAACCGCTCCCCGTGCTGGTGCTGACTGCACGAGGCGGCCTGCAGGACCGCGTCAGCGGCCTGCGCAGCGGCGCCGACGATTATCTCGCAAAGCCGTTCGCGATGGAGGAGCTGGTGGCGCGGCTGGAGGCGATCCTGCGCCGACCCGGCCAACTGCTTGGCCGCTCGCTCAGTCTCGCCAACCTTGTCTACGACACCGAGAGCCGCCAGATCTTCGTCGACGACCAGCCGCGGATCATCTCCGCGCGCGAGACCTCGGTGCTCGAGATCCTGCTGCGCCGGCAAGGGCGGGTGGTGCCGAAGAAGAACGTCGAGGACCATATTTTCGGGCTGGACGGCGAGGTCGCCTCCAACGCGGTCGAGGTCTATGTCTCGCGGCTGCGCAAGCAGCTTGCCGAACACGGCGCCAAGGTCGTGATCCACACCATCCGCGGCGTCGGCTATCTCATGGACGTGGAGAAATAG
- the moaA gene encoding GTP 3',8-cyclase MoaA gives MDGPAALSTPMTDPFGRTISYLRVSVTDRCDLRCFYCMSEDMTFLPKANLLTLEELDRLCSAFIAKGVKKLRLTGGEPLVRRNVMTLVRSLSRHLSSGALNELTLTTNGTQLAKHASELADCGVRRINVSLDTLDPKKFREITRWGEIDKVLEGIEAARAAGLAIKINAVALKNLNEDELPELMRWAHGKGMGLTLIEVMPMGEIGSGRIDQYLPLSLVRARLAQQFTLTDLAESTGGPARYVSVAETGGKLGFITPMTHNFCESCNRVRITCTGTLHTCLGHEDASDLRKPLRASDDDVLLADAIDRAIGLKPKGHDFIIDRRHDRPSVSRHMSVTGG, from the coding sequence ATGGACGGACCTGCCGCGCTGTCGACCCCGATGACCGATCCGTTCGGGCGGACCATCAGTTATTTGCGCGTGTCCGTCACCGACCGCTGCGACCTGCGCTGCTTCTATTGCATGTCCGAAGACATGACGTTCCTGCCCAAGGCGAACCTGCTGACGCTGGAGGAACTCGACCGGCTCTGCTCGGCCTTCATTGCCAAGGGCGTCAAGAAGCTGCGGCTCACCGGGGGCGAGCCGCTGGTCCGGCGCAACGTGATGACGCTGGTGCGCTCGCTATCGCGGCATCTTTCCAGCGGCGCCCTGAACGAGCTGACGCTGACCACCAACGGCACCCAGCTGGCGAAACACGCAAGCGAGCTCGCCGATTGCGGCGTCCGCCGTATCAACGTCTCGCTCGACACGCTCGATCCCAAGAAGTTTCGCGAGATCACCCGCTGGGGCGAGATCGACAAGGTGCTGGAGGGCATTGAGGCCGCGCGGGCCGCAGGCCTTGCCATCAAGATCAACGCGGTGGCGCTGAAGAACCTCAACGAGGACGAGCTTCCCGAGCTGATGCGCTGGGCCCACGGCAAGGGCATGGGCCTGACGCTGATCGAGGTGATGCCGATGGGCGAGATCGGCTCCGGCCGCATCGACCAGTATCTGCCGCTCTCGCTGGTGCGCGCACGCCTCGCCCAGCAATTCACGCTGACGGACCTCGCCGAGAGCACTGGAGGGCCGGCCCGCTATGTCAGCGTCGCCGAGACCGGCGGCAAGCTCGGCTTCATCACGCCGATGACGCACAATTTCTGCGAATCCTGCAACCGGGTTCGGATTACCTGCACGGGAACGCTGCACACCTGCCTCGGTCACGAGGATGCCTCGGATCTGCGCAAACCCTTGCGTGCATCTGACGACGACGTGCTGCTTGCGGATGCAATCGACCGCGCCATCGGCCTCAAGCCCAAGGGCCATGATTTCATCATCGACCGCCGCCACGACCGTCCCAGCGTCTCCAGGCACATGAGCGTCACCGGCGGCTGA
- a CDS encoding TRAP transporter small permease subunit produces the protein MQALLKLSQGIDAFTRWTGKRLAWLIVAAVIISAVNAIVRKTFDTSSNSWLELQWVLFSIVFLLCSPWTLLDNEHIRIDIVNNALPKTLRNVIDVIGHLFFLIPLCIVMIITGVPFFQRSFHINEQSGNAGGLPQWPAKALIMIGFAFLLVQGISELIKRIAVMRGMIPDPHESQVSALEAEVEHLVEAIEKK, from the coding sequence TTGCAAGCGCTCCTAAAGCTGAGCCAGGGGATTGACGCGTTCACACGCTGGACGGGCAAACGCCTGGCGTGGCTGATCGTCGCCGCCGTCATCATCTCGGCGGTCAATGCGATCGTCCGCAAGACCTTCGACACATCCTCCAATTCGTGGCTCGAGCTGCAATGGGTGCTGTTCAGCATCGTATTCCTGTTGTGCTCGCCCTGGACGCTGCTCGACAACGAGCACATCCGCATCGACATCGTGAACAACGCGCTGCCGAAGACGCTCCGCAACGTCATCGACGTGATCGGTCACCTGTTCTTCCTCATTCCGCTCTGCATCGTGATGATCATCACCGGCGTGCCGTTCTTCCAGCGCTCGTTCCACATCAACGAGCAATCCGGCAATGCCGGCGGCCTGCCGCAATGGCCCGCCAAAGCCCTGATCATGATCGGGTTCGCCTTCCTGCTCGTTCAAGGCATCTCCGAGCTGATCAAGCGGATTGCGGTGATGCGCGGAATGATTCCGGACCCGCATGAATCCCAGGTGTCCGCGCTGGAAGCGGAAGTCGAGCATCTCGTCGAAGCGATCGAGAAGAAGTAG
- a CDS encoding HAD family hydrolase, whose product MTPHTIVFDLDGTLVDTAPDLITALNHVLDREGLPPVPMASARNMIGAGARKLIERGLEAEGRSVTPADMDRMTADFIAYYADHIAVESRPFEGLEAALDHFAAQGHRLAVCTNKLEWLSKRLLDQLDLSRRFAAICGADTFGVQKPDPTIFRETVARAGGAVKASLMVGDAGTDVGVARRAGVPVIGVSFGYTDVPIAELKPDRLIHHMRDLPEAASSLMTA is encoded by the coding sequence ATGACCCCTCACACCATCGTCTTCGATCTCGACGGCACGCTTGTGGATACGGCGCCCGACCTGATCACCGCGCTGAACCACGTGCTCGACCGCGAAGGCCTGCCGCCGGTGCCGATGGCCTCGGCGCGCAACATGATCGGCGCCGGCGCCCGCAAGCTGATCGAGCGGGGGCTGGAAGCGGAGGGCCGCAGCGTCACCCCCGCCGACATGGACCGGATGACCGCGGATTTCATCGCCTATTACGCCGACCATATCGCGGTCGAATCCCGCCCCTTCGAGGGGCTCGAGGCCGCGCTCGATCATTTTGCGGCCCAGGGCCATCGCCTCGCGGTCTGCACCAACAAGCTGGAATGGCTGTCGAAGCGGCTGCTGGACCAGCTCGACCTCAGCCGCCGCTTTGCCGCGATCTGCGGCGCGGACACCTTTGGCGTCCAGAAGCCCGACCCGACCATCTTCCGGGAAACGGTGGCGCGCGCCGGCGGCGCGGTCAAAGCCAGCCTCATGGTCGGCGATGCCGGAACCGATGTCGGGGTAGCCCGCCGGGCCGGAGTGCCGGTCATCGGGGTCAGCTTCGGCTATACGGACGTGCCGATCGCCGAGCTGAAGCCGGACCGGCTGATCCATCACATGCGCGACCTGCCGGAAGCAGCCAGCAGCCTGATGACCGCCTAG
- a CDS encoding M20/M25/M40 family metallo-hydrolase → MPSSHPAPSALGPLLTSLWLTCAAATVHAEPAADLHVLAQKEQQPLLDTLRDLVNIESGSKDIEGLNQIAERVAGQLKQLGGTVEILQPTDIHRLDDSPEKIGPAVHAVFKGTGTRKIMLIAHMDTVYLKGMLKDQPFRIDGDKAYGLGIADDKQGVALILHAVALLQKLNFRDYGTLTVLTNGDEEISSPGWRSTITKFAADQDAVFSFEGGGADGTLRLATSGIGSAYLTVQGKSSHAGARPEGGVNALYELSHQLLQMKDLSKPEQGLKLNWTVAQSGTNRNVIPANAMAQADARALKVSDFDALQKELQDKIKNRLLPDSKVDLKFEVRRPPLEANEASRRVAAHGKTIYGEIGLSLKVDEKATGGGTDAAFAALKTSGAVVEGMGLSGFGAHSNDAEYVQLGSIVPRLYLATRMIMDLSSGKVK, encoded by the coding sequence ATGCCCAGCTCGCACCCTGCTCCCTCCGCCCTCGGCCCATTGCTCACCTCGCTCTGGCTGACATGTGCCGCAGCGACGGTGCACGCCGAGCCGGCCGCCGACCTCCACGTGCTGGCGCAAAAGGAGCAGCAGCCGCTGCTCGACACGCTGCGCGATCTCGTCAATATCGAATCCGGCAGCAAGGACATCGAGGGTCTGAACCAGATCGCCGAGCGCGTTGCCGGTCAGCTCAAGCAGCTCGGCGGCACGGTGGAGATCCTGCAACCCACCGACATCCATCGCCTCGACGACAGCCCTGAGAAGATCGGGCCGGCCGTGCACGCCGTGTTCAAGGGCACGGGAACCAGGAAGATCATGCTGATCGCCCATATGGACACCGTGTACCTGAAGGGCATGCTGAAGGACCAGCCGTTCCGCATCGACGGCGACAAGGCCTACGGCCTCGGCATCGCCGACGACAAGCAGGGCGTTGCGCTCATTCTCCATGCCGTGGCGTTGCTGCAGAAGTTGAATTTCAGGGATTACGGCACGCTCACGGTTCTCACGAACGGCGACGAGGAGATCTCCTCGCCCGGCTGGCGCAGCACCATCACCAAATTCGCTGCGGATCAGGACGCGGTGTTCTCGTTCGAGGGCGGGGGCGCCGACGGCACGCTGCGACTCGCCACCAGCGGCATCGGCTCGGCCTATCTCACCGTGCAGGGCAAGTCGTCACATGCGGGCGCGCGGCCCGAGGGCGGCGTGAATGCGCTGTACGAGCTCTCGCACCAGCTGCTGCAGATGAAGGACCTGTCCAAGCCCGAGCAGGGTCTGAAGCTGAACTGGACGGTCGCCCAATCCGGCACCAACCGCAACGTGATCCCTGCGAACGCCATGGCGCAGGCCGATGCGCGTGCGCTCAAGGTGTCGGATTTCGACGCGTTGCAGAAGGAGCTGCAGGACAAGATCAAGAATCGCCTGCTGCCCGATTCCAAGGTCGACCTGAAGTTCGAGGTGCGTCGCCCGCCGCTCGAGGCCAACGAGGCCTCGCGCCGCGTGGCGGCCCACGGCAAGACGATCTATGGCGAGATCGGACTATCCCTCAAGGTCGACGAGAAGGCGACCGGCGGCGGCACCGACGCCGCGTTCGCCGCGTTGAAGACCAGCGGAGCCGTGGTCGAAGGCATGGGCCTGTCAGGCTTCGGTGCACACTCCAACGATGCCGAATATGTGCAGCTCGGCAGCATCGTGCCGCGGCTGTATCTGGCGACGCGGATGATCATGGACCTGTCGAGCGGCAAGGTGAAATAG
- a CDS encoding TRAP transporter substrate-binding protein, with product MKRRDFIKVTGLGAAGAATLAAPAIAQSMPEIKWRMPTSWPKSLDTLFGGAEMMCKMVAEATDNKFQIQIFAAGEIVPGLQVLDAVQNGTCEIGHTASYYYFGKDPTFTFGSAVPFGPNMRINQAWYMQGGGRDVLNEFYKGYNVVSLLAGNTGCQMGGWFRKEVNTPDDLKGMKFRIGGFAGRVLQKLGVVPQQLAGGDIYPALEKGTIDAAEWVGPYDDEKLGFYKIAPHYYYPGWWEGGPMLLAFVNLDKWNALPKYYQSVLEQAGHYANNYMMARYDTANPLALKKLLAGGTKLHPFSPSIMDACHKAAKELHAEVAATNPNFKKVHDSLAKFTSDGYAWFQVAEVGYDIFMARRSQS from the coding sequence ATGAAGAGAAGAGACTTCATCAAGGTCACAGGTCTTGGCGCGGCCGGCGCCGCCACGCTCGCGGCTCCCGCGATCGCGCAGTCGATGCCGGAAATCAAATGGCGTATGCCGACGAGCTGGCCGAAGTCGCTCGACACGCTGTTTGGCGGCGCCGAGATGATGTGCAAGATGGTCGCGGAGGCGACCGACAACAAATTCCAGATCCAGATCTTCGCGGCTGGCGAGATCGTCCCGGGCCTCCAGGTGCTCGATGCCGTGCAGAACGGCACCTGCGAAATCGGCCACACCGCGTCCTACTATTATTTCGGCAAGGATCCGACCTTCACATTCGGCTCGGCCGTGCCGTTCGGTCCCAACATGCGCATCAACCAGGCCTGGTACATGCAGGGCGGCGGACGCGACGTGCTCAACGAATTCTACAAGGGCTACAACGTCGTCTCGCTGCTCGCGGGCAACACCGGTTGCCAGATGGGCGGCTGGTTCAGGAAAGAGGTCAACACACCCGACGATCTCAAGGGCATGAAATTCCGCATCGGCGGCTTCGCCGGTCGCGTGCTCCAGAAGCTCGGCGTGGTGCCGCAGCAGCTCGCCGGCGGCGACATCTATCCGGCGCTGGAGAAGGGCACCATCGACGCCGCCGAATGGGTCGGCCCCTATGACGACGAGAAGCTCGGCTTCTACAAGATCGCGCCGCACTACTACTATCCCGGCTGGTGGGAGGGCGGGCCGATGCTGCTGGCCTTCGTCAACCTCGACAAGTGGAACGCGCTGCCGAAATATTACCAGAGCGTGCTGGAGCAGGCCGGCCACTACGCCAACAACTACATGATGGCGCGCTACGACACCGCCAACCCCCTGGCACTGAAGAAGCTGCTGGCGGGCGGCACCAAGCTGCATCCGTTCTCGCCGTCGATCATGGATGCTTGCCACAAGGCCGCCAAGGAGCTGCACGCCGAGGTCGCCGCGACCAACCCCAACTTCAAGAAGGTGCACGACTCGCTCGCCAAGTTCACGAGCGACGGCTACGCCTGGTTCCAGGTCGCCGAGGTCGGCTACGACATCTTCATGGCGCGGCGCTCGCAGAGCTGA